From Pectinophora gossypiella chromosome 18, ilPecGoss1.1, whole genome shotgun sequence, one genomic window encodes:
- the LOC126374812 gene encoding 39S ribosomal protein L11, mitochondrial yields MSKSVARLKSMKKVGDKIDHSSKLRTNIPAGMAAAGPPLGPMLGQRNINIAAFCKDFNERTANIKQGIPLPTRVKVNSDRSYQLIIHQPPASYFLKQAAGISRGAMEPVKEISGKITLKHIYEIAKIKAQDPPLEWRPLEEICTMLIATARTCGIEVVKELDAKEYGEFLEERKRIVEEQKKMLQEKREAKMLRTA; encoded by the exons ATGTCCAAATCGGTAGCTCGTTTGAAATCAATGAAAAAAGTTGGAGATAAAATAGACCACTCTTCTAAATTGAGGACTAATATTCCTGCTGGAATGGCTGCTGCTGGTCCGCCACTAGGTCCTATGCTTGGCCAG CGTAATATTAACATAGCAGCATTTTGCAAAGACTTTAATGAGCGGACAGCTAACATAAAGCAAGGCATACCTCTTCCGACTAGAGTGAAAGTCAATTCGGATCGTTCCTACCAGTTGATTATTCATCAACCGCCAGCGTCGTATTTCTTGAAGCAAGCTGCTGGAATCAGCAGAGGAGCTATGGAGCCTG TGAAAGAAATCAGTGGAAAAATAACTCTAAAGCACATATATGAAATAGCCAAAATAAAGGCGCAGGACCCACCATTGGAATGGAGGCCCCTGGAGGAAATATGCACCATGTTAATAGCCACTGCTAGAACATGCGGGATTGAAGTAGTCAAGGAACTTGATGCAAAG GAGTACGGAGAATTTCTTGAAGAAAGGAAAAGAATTGTGGAAGAACAGAAGAAGATGCTACAAGAGAAGAGAGAAGCTAAGATGTTGAGAACTGCTTAG
- the LOC126374804 gene encoding N-acylneuraminate-9-phosphatase yields the protein MASSSYDDNCDVSAIFFDLDNTLIQTRKGDSRACNKLVEILQQEYGLPQDVAVESASKFLRAFRARPDDDSFTLDEWPTHLWRNCLPKNYRHIAKNISAEWIKLRFHYLALTPDVIHLLETLREDYLLGLITNGPSRAQWQKIERLGLRKYFDCLLVSGDLPWEKPDQQIFLEACKLLNVEPRTCIMVGDKLETDIKGGKEAELGGTVWIPLQKDEESSDLPDFTIDKVTELPEVLPNSPKLRRSQGANVC from the exons atggctAGTAGTTCTTATGATGACAATTGTGATGTGTCGGCTATCTTTTTCGATTTAGACAACACTTTAATTCAAACGAGAAAAGGCGACAGTAGGGCCTGCAATAag CTTGTGGAGATATTGCAGCAAGAGTACGGTCTCCCCCAAGATGTGGCTGTGGAGAGCGCCTCTAAGTTCCTCCGTGCGTTCCGCGCCCGTCCCGATGACGATTCCTTCACCCTGGACGAATGGCCCACGCACCTCTGGCGAAACTGTCTCCCCAAGAACTACAGGCATATTGCCA aaaaTATATCGGCCGAATGGATAAAATTGAGATTTCACTATTTGGCTCTAACGCCTGACGTAATTCATCTGTTAGAGACATTGCG GGAGGATTATCTTCTCGGTCTGATCACGAACGGGCCTTCGCGCGCCCAGTGGCAGAAGATCGAACGGCTGGGCCTCCGCAAGTACTTCGACTGTTTGCTGGTGTCCGGAGACCTGCCGTGGGAGAAGCCGGACCAGCAGATCTTTCTCGAAGCCTGCAAGCTACTCAACGTCGAGCCGCGCACGTGCATCATGGTTGGAGACAAACTTGAAACTGATATTAAG GGCGGGAAAGAAGCCGAGCTGGGTGGCACGGTGTGGATACCGTTGCAGAAGGACGAGGAATCCTCCGACCTGCCGGACTTCACCATCGACAAGGTCACGGAGCTGCCAGAGGTGCTGCCAAACTCGCCCAAGTTGCGACGCAGCCAGGGCGCCAACGTGTGCTGA
- the LOC126374788 gene encoding neurochondrin homolog codes for MGDISEPIKKCILILKSAKSDTEKFAALFMVTKLVKGKDCNSQAKKALFEAIGFKFLKKLLTSTGIQDDCPPSVYKSVALSILTCFCNDPELATHPEMLANIPVFLDIVQTSDNDDYDDNLIIISEAYTCLQCIAEQEAGQKALIEVGAIKKMSEIYSHQSFQTDEALNILVKLVSRYGPAAWGSDPKPFHALVNKIALDFATDQSERKFELATILSALLYSCNKSSVIPGSSEETWPQSIYKALHDILTSKIGKNQRDPALKLAANIVDLLGIEWCLNDEENPKKFFLLLLQLCAIEVRMQLEDRSFKQAVANADLVTSCFIVLELSINYMATDQLDLEQKEKQSVYTSLKGAFNAVVSILTKVSNDKNKDKLPDAEKVFVCAMVRVLVAWIAQETTAMREQIYTLLPFMFSLANDSFHAHRARKLAEKNKSDGEGLDIDTSLMGQIDLLRLMLPALCHLVVEDKARDIVLNLKQEDILYEAMNFHWSIVHYKKPPIPKSERGKPRTQPEPELDPQLLEDMKDSRAAMVSLCNIFMNLTVLAPKVVENSMLFNTLLKFIFNNLPELKNIPENLVLHGHLAVLGLLLLKQQAGKVKKNDFSICRYITSTIRFLWDAYNIDESNDPNTLVVSMAYKENWNEIADLWFLGMQTMSGVLTIVPWISEFAIESGWAEGITDMLVKVKVGTLQPNVKSAFEDFLCRLVDSNESVIPVLKKAGALKMCRNHRLMELGKKLFGD; via the coding sequence ATGGGCGACATATCAGAGccaattaaaaaatgtatactCATATTAAAATCCGCAAAGAGCGACACCGAGAAATTCGCGGCGCTCTTCATGGTGACAAAACTGGTGAAGGGGAAGGATTGCAACTCTCAAGCTAAGAAGGCCCTGTTCGAAGCCATCGGGTTCAAATTTCTGAAGAAACTGCTGACAAGCACCGGCATTCAAGATGACTGTCCGCCATCCGTGTACAAGTCCGTCGCGCTGTCCATCCTCACATGCTTCTGCAACGATCCGGAGCTGGCCACACACCCTGAGATGCTGGCCAACATACCAGTGTTCCTCGACATTGTGCAGACGTCTGACAATGACGACTACGATGACAATCTCATCATTATCAGTGAAGCGTACACTTGCCTCCAATGTATCGCTGAGCAGGAAGCTGGACAAAAGGCACTCATCGAAGTAGGTGCTATTAAAAAGATGTCTGAGATCTATTCCCATCAAAGCTTCCAGACTGATGAAGCCCTTAATATTCTTGTGAAACTTGTGTCAAGATATGGACCTGCTGCCTGGGGTTCTGATCCCAAACCCTTCCATGCCCTGGTAAATAAGATAGCTTTAGATTTTGCCACAGATCAATCTGAAAGAAAGTTTGAATTGGCAACAATTTTAAGTGCTTTACTGTACAGCTGCAACAAATCTTCAGTTATCCCAGGATCCTCTGAAGAAACCTGGCCTCAAAGTATATACAAAGCTCTACATGACATTCTTACCAGTAAAATTGGTAAAAACCAGAGGGATCCAGCCCTTAAACTGGCTGCTAATATTGTTGATCTTCTTGGAATTGAATGGTGTCTTAATGATGAAGAAAACCCAAAAAAATTCTTCCTTTTGCTTCTCCAACTATGTGCTATTGAAGTCAGAATGCAATTAGAGGACAGAAGTTTTAAGCAAGCTGTTGCAAATGCTGATTTGGTGACTTCTTGCTTTATTGTATTGGAGCTGTCCATCAATTACATGGCAACTGATCAACTAGACCTTGAACAGAAAGAGAAGCAATCTGTATACACAAGTCTCAAGGGAGCTTTCAATGCTGTTGTTTCAATTCTTACTAAAGTATCCAAtgacaaaaacaaagacaagttGCCTGATGCCGAAAAGGTGTTTGTATGTGCTATGGTGCGAGTACTAGTAGCGTGGATTGCCCAAGAAACTACAGCTATGAGGGAACAAATCTACACTTTGCTGCCATTTATGTTTTCTCTGGCTAATGATTCCTTCCATGCACATAGAGCTAGAAAGTTAGCTGAAAAAAATAAGTCAGATGGAGAAGGATTGGACATAGATACATCTCTAATGGGTCAGATTGATTTGTTGCGTCTGATGTTACCAGCCCTATGCCATCTTGTTGTTGAGGATAAAGCAAGAGATATAgtattaaacttaaaacaggAAGATATCCTCTATGAAGCCATGAACTTCCACTGGTCCATTGTTCACTATAAAAAGCCACCTATACCGAAATCTGAAAGGGGAAAACCAAGGACCCAACCTGAACCTGAACTAGACCCTCAACTTTTGGAAGACATGAAGGATTCGAGAGCTGCAATGGTCAGCCtttgtaatattttcatgaatctCACAGTATTGGCACCTAAAGTTGTTGAAAACAGCATGTTGTTTAACACTTTGCTTAAATTCATATTCAATAATCTACCAGAACTCAAGAACATACCTGAAAATCTTGTTTTGCATGGCCACTTGGCTGTTTTGGGATTACTTTTATTGAAACAACAAGCGGGCAAGGTCAAGAAGAATGACTTCTCTATATGCAGATACATTACCTCTACAATAAGATTTCTTTGGGACGCATACAATATTGATGAATCCAATGACCCTAATACATTGGTTGTATCCATGGCATACAAGGAAAATTGGAATGAAATTGCAGATTTGTGGTTCTTGGGTATGCAAACTATGAGTGGAGTCCTAACAATTGTGCCCTGGATTTCTGAGTTTGCCATTGAGAGTGGATGGGCCGAAGGTATTACTGACATGCTTGTTAAAGTTAAAGTTGGAACCCTGCAACCAAATGTTAAATCAGCATTTGAGGACTTCTTGTGTAGACTAGTAGATTCAAATGAAAGTGTCATCCCAGTATTAAAGAAGGCTGGTGCCCTCAAAATGTGCAGAAACCACCGGTTAATGGAATTAGGAAAGAAATTGTTTGGAGACTAA